The Arthrobacter russicus genome has a segment encoding these proteins:
- the leuC gene encoding 3-isopropylmalate dehydratase large subunit — MTTTSVPKTYAPKTLAEKVWADHIVRKGEGNEPDLLFIDLHLLHEVTSPQAFEGLRLAGRPLRRTDLTIATEDHNTPTLDIDKPIADPTSRIQIETLRKNCAEFGVRLHSLGDAEQGIVHIVGPQLGLTQPGMTVVCGDSHTSTHGAVGALAFGIGTSEVEHVMATQTLPLKPFKTMAINVEGTLRPGVSSKDIILAVIAKIGTGGGQGYVLEYRGSAIRALSMDARMTICNMSIEAGARAGMIAPDQTTFDYLKGRPHAPEGAAWDAAVQYWASLRTEDDAVFDVEVDLDADALEPFVTWGTNPGQGVPLNDAVPSPDDFADENAKAACERALAYMGLDAGTPMKQIRVDTVFLGSCTNSRIEDLRAAAAVIAGRQKDPEIRMLVVPGSARVRLEAEAEGLDRVFKDFGAEWRFAGCSMCLGMNPDQLQPGERCASTSNRNFEGRQGKGGRTHLVSPVVAAATAVRGTLSSPSDLDPLPDTAAPASARKPAHAA; from the coding sequence ATGACAACGACTTCCGTACCGAAGACTTATGCACCGAAGACCCTGGCCGAAAAGGTCTGGGCCGACCACATCGTGCGCAAGGGCGAAGGCAATGAGCCGGATCTGCTTTTCATCGATCTCCACCTGCTCCACGAGGTGACTTCGCCGCAGGCGTTCGAAGGCCTGCGCTTGGCCGGCCGGCCGCTGCGCCGCACCGACCTGACCATCGCCACCGAAGACCACAACACGCCCACCCTGGACATCGACAAGCCGATCGCGGACCCCACCAGCCGGATCCAGATCGAGACGCTGCGCAAAAATTGCGCGGAATTCGGCGTCCGGCTGCATTCGCTCGGCGACGCGGAACAGGGCATCGTGCACATCGTCGGTCCGCAGCTCGGATTGACCCAGCCCGGGATGACCGTGGTCTGCGGCGATTCGCACACCTCGACGCACGGCGCAGTCGGCGCTCTGGCCTTCGGCATCGGCACCTCCGAGGTCGAGCACGTCATGGCCACCCAGACACTGCCGCTCAAACCGTTCAAAACCATGGCGATCAATGTCGAGGGCACGTTGCGCCCGGGGGTCAGTTCCAAAGACATCATCCTCGCCGTGATCGCGAAGATCGGCACCGGCGGCGGCCAGGGCTATGTGCTGGAATACCGCGGCTCGGCGATCCGGGCGCTGTCCATGGACGCCCGGATGACGATTTGCAATATGTCCATCGAGGCGGGCGCCCGGGCCGGGATGATCGCGCCGGACCAAACCACCTTCGATTACCTCAAGGGGCGCCCGCATGCCCCGGAGGGTGCGGCATGGGACGCCGCGGTGCAGTACTGGGCTTCGCTGCGCACCGAGGACGACGCCGTGTTCGACGTCGAAGTCGACCTGGACGCGGACGCTCTGGAACCGTTCGTCACCTGGGGCACCAATCCGGGCCAGGGTGTGCCGCTGAACGATGCGGTGCCCTCGCCGGACGACTTCGCCGACGAGAATGCCAAGGCGGCCTGCGAACGCGCGCTGGCCTACATGGGGCTGGACGCCGGCACCCCGATGAAGCAGATCCGGGTGGACACCGTCTTCCTGGGCTCCTGCACGAACTCGCGGATCGAAGACCTGCGTGCCGCGGCTGCGGTCATCGCGGGCCGGCAGAAGGACCCGGAGATCAGGATGCTGGTGGTCCCGGGCTCGGCCAGGGTACGCCTGGAAGCCGAGGCAGAGGGTCTGGACCGGGTGTTCAAGGACTTCGGCGCGGAATGGCGTTTTGCCGGATGCTCGATGTGCCTGGGCATGAACCCGGACCAATTGCAGCCGGGGGAGCGCTGCGCCTCGACCTCCAACCGGAACTTCGAGGGCCGGCAGGGCAAGGGCGGCCGGACCCACCTGGTTTCACCGGTGGTGGCCGCCGCCACCGCAGTCCGCGGCACGCTCAGCTCGCCCTCGGACCTGGACCCGCTGCCGGACACCGCCGCGCCGGCGTCGGCCCGCAAACCCGCGCACGCAGCCTGA
- a CDS encoding DUF1697 domain-containing protein, whose protein sequence is MESFGVFLRGVNVGGVTIKSADLRDCLAALPVTGVKTLLASGNAVMQTGLEAAELKASVEAALRERFGYEAWVVVLPGSRVRELIEACPYPADSKELHTYLTLFADSAAADSLTAELASVDEEWTLLGPDALAWTVAAGSTLDSPISKLTAKAAYKSSTTTRNLRTMIKVRDAAGA, encoded by the coding sequence ATGGAGAGTTTCGGGGTCTTCCTGCGCGGCGTGAACGTCGGCGGAGTGACGATCAAATCAGCCGATCTGCGGGATTGCCTGGCCGCGCTGCCGGTGACCGGAGTGAAGACCCTATTGGCCAGCGGCAATGCGGTAATGCAGACCGGACTGGAGGCCGCCGAGCTGAAGGCTTCGGTGGAGGCGGCACTGCGCGAACGGTTCGGCTACGAAGCCTGGGTGGTGGTGCTTCCCGGAAGCAGGGTCCGCGAATTGATCGAAGCCTGCCCGTATCCGGCGGATTCCAAGGAACTCCACACCTACCTGACGCTGTTCGCGGACTCTGCTGCGGCGGATTCGCTGACTGCGGAGCTGGCCTCGGTAGATGAAGAGTGGACCTTGTTGGGGCCGGACGCCTTGGCTTGGACGGTCGCAGCCGGCAGCACCTTGGATTCGCCGATCAGCAAGTTGACCGCCAAAGCCGCCTACAAGTCGAGCACCACGACCAGGAATCTGCGGACCATGATCAAAGTGCGCGATGCGGCGGGGGCGTGA
- a CDS encoding IclR family transcriptional regulator translates to MDKTQDSSGVGVIDKAAQVLDALEAGPTTLAQLVAATGLARPTVHRLAQALAHHRLVSRDIHGRFVLGGRLVELASAAGEDRLIAAAGPVLIALRDATGESAQIFRRQGDWRVCVASAERPIGLRDTIPVGTKLSMKAGSAAQVLLAWEDHERLFDGLQNARFTPTVLAGVRRRGWAQSLGEREMGVASVSAPVRGPSGRIIAAVSISGPIERLTRQPGRLHAEVVSNAARALTEALRKSGDSGE, encoded by the coding sequence ATGGACAAGACTCAAGACTCCAGCGGAGTCGGCGTAATCGACAAAGCCGCCCAAGTCCTCGATGCGCTCGAGGCTGGACCGACCACTCTGGCCCAGCTGGTGGCGGCGACCGGGCTGGCCCGGCCCACGGTGCACCGACTAGCCCAGGCCCTGGCCCACCACCGTTTGGTCAGCCGCGACATCCACGGCCGCTTCGTCCTGGGCGGCCGTCTGGTGGAGTTGGCCTCCGCAGCCGGCGAAGACCGGCTGATCGCCGCTGCCGGTCCGGTGCTGATCGCATTGCGCGACGCCACCGGCGAATCCGCGCAGATCTTCCGCCGGCAAGGCGATTGGCGGGTGTGCGTGGCCTCCGCGGAACGTCCGATCGGTTTGCGGGACACGATTCCGGTGGGCACCAAATTGTCCATGAAGGCCGGCTCCGCAGCACAGGTGCTGCTGGCCTGGGAAGACCACGAAAGGCTGTTCGACGGGCTGCAGAATGCCCGGTTCACCCCGACCGTGCTGGCCGGGGTCCGACGGCGCGGCTGGGCCCAATCGCTCGGCGAACGGGAGATGGGGGTGGCCTCGGTGTCCGCGCCGGTGCGCGGACCCTCCGGCCGGATCATCGCGGCGGTGTCGATTTCCGGGCCGATCGAGCGGTTGACCCGGCAGCCGGGACGGTTGCACGCCGAAGTGGTGTCGAATGCGGCCCGGGCGCTGACCGAGGCGCTGCGGAAGAGCGGGGACAGCGGCGAGTAG
- a CDS encoding ribonuclease E inhibitor RraB codes for MKPIDQLVRDEVRAAQPQLAHRRRLGDDLSKIRPVDHNLIFRDFDSAKAVQSELEARGFTTDLWMDRTFFLDAQKASALSDVALAAAFTEVISVAAHYDFEYDGWGASIET; via the coding sequence ATGAAGCCAATAGATCAACTGGTGCGTGACGAAGTTAGGGCTGCACAACCTCAATTGGCCCACCGGCGCCGCTTAGGTGACGATCTGTCAAAGATCCGCCCAGTAGACCACAACCTCATCTTCCGAGATTTTGATTCTGCCAAGGCAGTTCAGTCCGAGTTAGAGGCTAGAGGCTTTACAACCGATCTGTGGATGGATAGAACGTTCTTCCTCGACGCTCAAAAAGCCAGCGCTCTCAGCGACGTTGCTCTAGCAGCAGCCTTCACCGAAGTAATCTCTGTCGCTGCCCATTACGACTTCGAGTACGACGGCTGGGGCGCCTCGATCGAGACCTGA
- a CDS encoding ribonuclease E inhibitor RraB, which yields MNSIERLVLEQLNACEAQLDHMIQFGDDPSIVRPVDHNLVFDDFATAQSAEAEFLRNGYKTKLWTDGEIFLDIQKESALDHDALSAALHDVLAILVAYKFEYDGWGAPIKR from the coding sequence ATGAACTCCATTGAGCGGCTCGTTCTGGAGCAACTGAATGCCTGCGAGGCGCAACTTGATCACATGATCCAATTCGGCGACGATCCCTCGATCGTTCGACCCGTAGATCACAATTTGGTGTTCGATGATTTTGCCACCGCACAGTCTGCGGAGGCCGAGTTCCTTCGCAATGGATACAAAACGAAGCTCTGGACCGACGGGGAGATCTTCCTTGACATCCAAAAAGAGAGCGCTCTCGATCACGACGCACTCAGCGCAGCGCTACACGACGTTCTCGCCATCCTCGTGGCCTACAAATTTGAATATGACGGCTGGGGTGCCCCGATCAAACGTTGA
- the leuD gene encoding 3-isopropylmalate dehydratase small subunit: MEKFSTHTGIGVPLRQSDVDTDQIIPAVYLKRISKTGFDDALFASWRKKDDFVLNQEPFNRGSVLVAGPDFGTGSSREHAVWALRDYGFKAVLASRFGDIFRGNSGKQGLLTAQLAQDDIELIWKELENAPGTEVTVDLESRLVTCGSIVARFEIDDYIRWRLLEGLDDIALTLQHEAEITAYEATRPAFKPKTLPAKVQ; the protein is encoded by the coding sequence ATGGAAAAGTTCAGCACGCACACCGGCATCGGCGTTCCGCTGCGCCAGTCCGACGTGGACACCGACCAGATCATCCCGGCGGTCTACCTCAAACGGATCTCCAAAACCGGCTTCGACGATGCGCTCTTCGCCTCCTGGCGGAAAAAGGACGACTTCGTTCTCAACCAAGAACCATTCAACCGGGGCAGCGTCCTGGTCGCGGGCCCGGACTTCGGCACCGGCTCCTCCCGGGAACACGCGGTCTGGGCGCTGCGCGACTACGGTTTCAAAGCGGTGCTCGCTTCCCGGTTCGGCGACATCTTCCGCGGCAATTCGGGCAAACAGGGCCTGTTGACCGCGCAGCTGGCGCAGGACGACATCGAGCTCATCTGGAAAGAGTTGGAAAACGCGCCGGGCACCGAAGTCACCGTGGACCTGGAATCCCGCCTGGTCACCTGCGGCAGCATCGTGGCGCGGTTCGAGATCGACGACTACATCCGGTGGCGGCTGCTGGAGGGGCTGGACGACATCGCCCTGACCTTGCAGCACGAAGCCGAGATCACCGCCTACGAAGCGACGCGCCCGGCGTTCAAGCCGAAAACCCTGCCGGCCAAGGTGCAATGA